A part of Streptomyces sp. DSM 40750 genomic DNA contains:
- a CDS encoding DsbA family protein, with protein MSEKNREGKRTARERLAEEREKQKAAEKRRRVLIVGASVLCVLGLAGVIGVVAANADKDADTAGPVVAPSGANGEDSLVIPVGDAGAESTLSVWEDFRCPACKSFEDAYRSTIHELTEAGKLKVEYHLATLIDGNMGGSGSRKAANAAACAQNEGRFPAYHDALFENQPAETSDDFASDAKLLDLAQKVDGLDTSAFRTCVENGTHTSWVAKSNKAFQKGGFSGTPSVFLNGTNIYADQSMTPAKLKQMVEAKAKG; from the coding sequence GTGAGCGAGAAGAACCGTGAGGGAAAGCGCACCGCCCGTGAACGGCTGGCGGAGGAGCGCGAGAAGCAGAAGGCCGCCGAGAAGCGCCGTCGGGTGCTGATCGTGGGCGCCTCGGTGCTGTGTGTGCTGGGGCTGGCCGGCGTGATCGGCGTCGTGGCGGCGAACGCGGACAAGGACGCCGACACCGCGGGCCCGGTCGTGGCGCCCTCGGGGGCCAATGGCGAGGACAGCCTCGTGATCCCCGTCGGGGACGCCGGTGCCGAGTCGACCCTTTCGGTGTGGGAGGACTTCCGCTGCCCGGCCTGCAAGTCCTTCGAGGACGCGTACCGCTCGACGATCCACGAGCTGACCGAGGCCGGAAAGCTGAAGGTCGAGTACCACCTCGCCACCCTGATCGACGGGAACATGGGCGGCAGCGGCTCCCGCAAGGCCGCCAACGCCGCCGCGTGCGCGCAGAACGAGGGCAGGTTCCCCGCCTACCACGACGCGCTGTTCGAGAACCAGCCCGCCGAGACGAGCGACGACTTCGCCAGTGACGCCAAGCTGCTCGACCTGGCGCAGAAGGTGGACGGGCTGGACACCTCCGCCTTCCGCACCTGCGTCGAGAACGGCACGCACACCAGCTGGGTCGCGAAGTCGAACAAGGCCTTCCAGAAGGGCGGCTTCTCCGGCACACCGAGCGTCTTCCTCAACGGCACCAACATCTACGCGGACCAGTCCATGACCCCCGCCAAGCTGAAGCAGATGGTGGAGGCGAAGGCAAAGGGGTGA
- the trpA gene encoding tryptophan synthase subunit alpha, translating into MSGNIQLLSDTLAAAKAEGRSALIAYLPAGFPTVDGGIAAIKAVFEGGADVVEVGLPHSDPVLDGPVIQTADDIALRGGVKIADVMRTVREAFEATGKPVLVMTYWNPIDRYGVERFTAELAEAGGAGCILPDLPVQESALWREHAEKHGLGTVFVVAPSSKDARLGEITAAGSGFVYAASLMGVTGTRESVGAQAQDLVQRTRATGTGLPVCVGLGVSNAEQAAEVAQFADGVIVGSAFVKRMLDAPDEAAGLDAVRELAGDLAKGVRRSA; encoded by the coding sequence GTGAGCGGGAACATCCAGCTGTTGAGTGACACCCTCGCCGCGGCGAAGGCGGAGGGGCGGTCCGCGCTCATCGCCTATCTGCCGGCCGGGTTCCCGACCGTCGACGGCGGCATCGCCGCGATCAAGGCGGTCTTCGAGGGCGGTGCCGACGTCGTCGAGGTCGGTCTGCCGCACAGCGATCCGGTCCTCGACGGTCCCGTCATCCAGACCGCCGACGACATCGCCCTGCGCGGCGGCGTCAAGATCGCGGATGTGATGCGCACGGTCCGGGAGGCCTTCGAGGCCACCGGGAAGCCCGTACTCGTCATGACGTACTGGAACCCGATCGACCGCTACGGCGTCGAGCGCTTCACGGCCGAGCTCGCCGAGGCGGGTGGCGCGGGTTGCATCCTCCCCGACCTGCCCGTCCAGGAGTCGGCGCTGTGGAGGGAACACGCCGAGAAACACGGCCTCGGCACGGTCTTCGTCGTCGCGCCCAGCAGCAAGGACGCCCGCCTCGGCGAGATCACCGCGGCGGGCAGCGGCTTCGTCTACGCCGCCTCGCTGATGGGCGTCACGGGCACCCGGGAGTCGGTGGGCGCGCAGGCCCAGGACCTGGTCCAGCGCACCCGGGCCACGGGCACCGGGCTGCCGGTCTGCGTCGGGCTCGGTGTCTCCAACGCCGAGCAGGCCGCCGAGGTGGCCCAGTTCGCCGACGGTGTGATCGTCGGGTCCGCGTTCGTGAAGCGGATGCTGGACGCGCCGGACGAGGCGGCCGGCCTGGACGCCGTACGGGAGCTGGCGGGCGACCTCGCGAAGGGCGTGCGCCGGAGCGCGTGA
- the trpB gene encoding tryptophan synthase subunit beta, which produces MSSEFFIPDPEGQVPTAEGYFGVFGGKFIPEALVAAVDEVAVEYDKAKHDPEFARELDDLLVNYTGRPSSLTEVPRFAEHAGGARVFLKREDLNHTGSHKINNVLGQALLTKRMGKTRVIAETGAGQHGVATATACALFGLECTIYMGEIDTQRQALNVARMRMLGAEVVAVKSGSRTLKDAINEAFRDWVANVDRTHYLFGTVAGPHPFPAMVRDFHRVIGVEARRQLLERAGRLPDAAVACVGGGSNAIGLFHAFIPDAGVRLIGCEPAGHGIETGEHAATLTAGEPGILHGSRSYVLQDEEGQITEPYSISAGLDYPGIGPEHSYLKDSGRGEYRAVTDDAAMQALRLLSRAEGIIPAIESAHALAGALEVGKELGKDGLIVVNLSGRGDKDMDTAARYFGLYETGADAEVAADAADLAEIEGDAK; this is translated from the coding sequence ATGTCCAGTGAGTTCTTCATTCCCGACCCGGAGGGTCAGGTTCCTACTGCCGAGGGGTACTTCGGCGTGTTCGGCGGCAAGTTCATCCCGGAGGCCCTGGTCGCCGCCGTGGACGAGGTCGCCGTGGAGTACGACAAGGCGAAGCACGACCCCGAGTTCGCGCGTGAGCTCGACGATCTGCTCGTGAACTACACGGGGCGGCCCAGTTCGCTCACCGAGGTGCCCCGGTTCGCCGAGCACGCCGGCGGTGCGCGGGTGTTCCTCAAGCGCGAGGACCTTAACCACACCGGGTCGCACAAGATCAACAACGTGCTCGGGCAGGCCCTGCTCACCAAGCGCATGGGCAAGACCCGGGTCATCGCCGAGACGGGAGCGGGCCAGCACGGCGTCGCCACCGCCACCGCCTGCGCCCTCTTCGGGCTCGAGTGCACCATCTACATGGGCGAGATCGACACCCAGCGGCAGGCCCTCAACGTCGCGCGCATGCGCATGCTCGGCGCCGAGGTCGTCGCCGTGAAGTCCGGCTCCCGGACCCTCAAGGACGCCATCAACGAGGCGTTCCGGGACTGGGTCGCCAACGTCGACCGTACGCACTACCTGTTCGGCACCGTGGCAGGGCCCCATCCCTTCCCCGCCATGGTCCGCGACTTCCACCGGGTCATCGGGGTCGAGGCGCGGCGCCAGCTCCTCGAACGCGCCGGGCGGCTTCCCGACGCCGCCGTCGCCTGCGTGGGCGGCGGGTCCAACGCCATCGGGCTCTTCCACGCCTTCATCCCGGACGCCGGCGTACGCCTCATCGGCTGCGAACCGGCCGGCCACGGCATCGAGACCGGTGAGCACGCGGCGACCCTGACCGCCGGTGAGCCGGGCATCCTGCACGGCTCGCGGTCGTACGTCCTACAGGACGAGGAAGGCCAGATCACCGAGCCGTACTCGATCTCCGCGGGCCTCGACTACCCGGGCATCGGCCCCGAGCACTCGTACCTCAAGGACAGCGGTCGCGGCGAGTACCGCGCGGTCACCGACGACGCGGCCATGCAGGCGCTGCGTCTGCTGTCGCGCGCCGAGGGCATCATCCCGGCGATCGAGAGCGCGCACGCGCTCGCCGGTGCCCTGGAGGTCGGCAAGGAACTGGGCAAGGACGGGCTGATCGTCGTCAACCTGTCCGGGCGCGGCGACAAGGACATGGACACGGCCGCGCGCTACTTCGGCCTGTACGAAACCGGTGCCGACGCCGAGGTCGCCGCCGACGCGGCCGATCTCGCCGAGATCGAGGGGGACGCCAAGTGA
- the trpM gene encoding tryptophan biosynthesis modulator TrpM: MFSITMTSRDPYARLARGCRPRGCRAPARRVHGRRVRYVIGDEPGQVNGMRWPRRRTRRVPAAS; this comes from the coding sequence ATGTTCTCGATCACCATGACCTCCAGGGACCCCTACGCCCGCCTCGCGCGCGGGTGCCGTCCCCGTGGCTGCCGGGCGCCCGCCCGCCGCGTGCACGGGCGCCGGGTCCGCTATGTCATCGGTGACGAGCCGGGCCAGGTGAACGGCATGCGATGGCCCCGCCGGCGTACGCGCCGGGTCCCTGCGGCGAGCTGA
- the trpC gene encoding indole-3-glycerol phosphate synthase TrpC has translation MSVLDEIIDGVRADLAERQARVSLDELKERAAKAPAAKDGAAALRGDGVKVICEVKRSSPSKGALAAIADPAGLAADYEAGGAAVISVLTEQRRFGGSLADLEAVRARVDIPVLRKDFIVTSYQLWEARAYGADVVLLIVAALDQSALESLIERAESIGLTPLVEVHDEDEVERAVDAGARVIGVNARNLKTLEVDRTTFERVAPEIPDSIVKIAESGVRGPHDLIAYANAGADAVLVGESLVTGKDPKTAVADLVAAGEHPALRHGRS, from the coding sequence GTGAGTGTGCTCGACGAGATCATCGACGGAGTCCGTGCCGACCTCGCGGAGCGGCAGGCGCGCGTCAGCCTCGACGAGCTCAAGGAGCGCGCGGCGAAGGCTCCGGCGGCCAAGGACGGCGCGGCCGCCCTGCGCGGCGACGGCGTCAAGGTGATCTGCGAGGTCAAGCGGTCCAGCCCCTCCAAGGGCGCGCTCGCCGCGATCGCCGACCCGGCCGGCCTCGCCGCCGACTACGAGGCCGGCGGTGCGGCGGTCATCTCCGTCCTCACCGAGCAGCGCCGCTTCGGCGGCTCGCTGGCCGACCTGGAGGCGGTCCGCGCGCGCGTGGACATCCCCGTCCTGCGCAAGGACTTCATCGTCACCTCGTACCAGCTGTGGGAGGCCCGGGCGTACGGCGCCGATGTGGTCCTGCTGATCGTCGCGGCCCTCGACCAGTCGGCGCTGGAGTCGCTGATCGAGCGCGCCGAGTCCATCGGGCTCACCCCGCTCGTCGAGGTCCACGACGAGGACGAGGTCGAGCGGGCGGTCGACGCCGGCGCCCGGGTGATCGGCGTCAACGCGCGCAACCTCAAGACCCTCGAGGTCGACCGCACCACGTTCGAGCGCGTCGCCCCCGAGATCCCCGACTCCATCGTCAAGATCGCCGAGTCCGGCGTCCGGGGCCCGCACGACCTCATCGCCTACGCCAACGCCGGCGCCGACGCGGTCCTCGTGGGCGAGTCCCTCGTCACGGGCAAGGACCCCAAGACCGCAGTCGCCGACCTCGTCGCGGCGGGCGAACACCCGGCGCTGCGGCACGGGCGGAGCTGA
- a CDS encoding DUF2752 domain-containing protein yields MRCVNAETQPAAPPPRADTADATAGRATSRVLRELLVPAGVLTAVGGAFAYVAAVDPNEPGHYPVCPLWRFTGLYCPGCGGLRSAHAFAHGDLATALTDNALAVAGFLGCAVLWTVWVVRAVRGRPLRFALGPVQLWALGALVLVFTIVRNLPFGGWLRP; encoded by the coding sequence GCCGACACGGCCGACGCGACCGCCGGTCGCGCCACGAGCCGCGTGCTGCGCGAGCTTCTGGTGCCCGCCGGAGTGCTCACGGCCGTCGGCGGGGCCTTCGCCTACGTCGCGGCCGTGGACCCCAACGAGCCCGGCCACTACCCGGTCTGCCCCCTGTGGCGCTTCACCGGCCTCTACTGCCCCGGCTGCGGCGGCCTGCGCAGCGCGCACGCCTTCGCGCACGGGGACCTCGCGACAGCCCTCACCGACAACGCGCTGGCCGTGGCGGGCTTCCTGGGCTGCGCGGTGCTGTGGACCGTCTGGGTGGTCCGTGCGGTGCGGGGACGGCCGTTGCGGTTCGCACTCGGCCCCGTTCAGTTGTGGGCGCTCGGCGCGTTGGTGCTCGTTTTCACGATCGTCCGGAACCTGCCGTTCGGTGGCTGGCTCCGTCCTTGA